A window of Rhododendron vialii isolate Sample 1 chromosome 13a, ASM3025357v1 contains these coding sequences:
- the LOC131312389 gene encoding flocculation protein FLO11 — translation MPSGAKRRKAARKKQQKQTNNNSSATLSHGDDDLQVHYEKESDGGDTGSPTSQDNHNHQHEGEEEEMEMEMEKREDTLSVRSIIAENEPLIGLNGNGEDTQKREMEMEGNSAVQIIDWELEPEDESGRKNGCVEFVESLKESNGGHKSQDGGTSSSSSSSSSDDESNVVEKNIVVIESGESKEEAPCFVEERTTIADLIKTTDLPQVTQVTDDVPTMDVYDLAVDEAYDPIALKGETATSADPVKTTDLPEITQATDGVPVTDAYNISVEEPTEEAYDAVAKNAFPVNLVDTSDFPEITQVADSLPDSEAYSLVVEEPSNLVIETVPPVDSETVSKDVVQVNDSTPHSTDSEFELKKNGNDDGSRVSPVVMDTGSQLVNDSTAMENHACYDFGYVLKEDGENESSGLSQVVMDTGSQPEEDKVSPATVEYSGVTRVTDSIPDIEACSLVAKEPSNLLVKTTPPISLENVSEVVVHPNDSTPVENPERSGDFESGLKENGENEGSGVSQVVMDTGSQLVNDSTPMENPTCSGGLESGLMENGKIGTSGGSPVLPDAESQPKEDIVLPSTVKYIAPSSVAIGSAVKDDKERLMLSSSVPPLENSNGAENNKDQMTTECSDSQPLVASAPRPVHKTSWIGCCGLFELFKGSNA, via the exons ATGCCATCGGGTGCAAAGAGGAGAAAAGCTGCTAGGAAGAAGCAGCAAAAGCAAACCAACAATAACAGCTCTGCTACTCTCTCTCATG GAGATGATGATTTGCAAGTTCATTATGAGAAAGAGAGTGACGGAGGCGACACTGGCTCTCCTACTTCACAGGACAACCATAACCACCAGCacgagggagaggaggaggagatggagatggagatggagaagaGAGAAGACACTTTATCAGTACGATCAATTATTGCTGAGAATGAACCCTTGATAGGACTTAACGGCAATGGAGAGGATACACAGAAAAGGGAAATGGAAATGGAGGGGAACAGTGCTGTTCAAATAATAGACTGGGAGTTGGAGCCAGAGGATGAATCTGGAAGAAAGAATGGTTGTGTGGAGTTTGTTGAGTCTTTGAAGGAATCAAATGGTGGGCATAAGTCCCAAGATGGTGGGACCTCCAGCAGCAGCTCCAGCTCAAGCTCCGATGATGAGTCCAATGTTGTTGAGAAGAACATAGTGGTGATAGAATCAGGGGAATCAAAAGAGGAAGCTCCTTGTTTTGTTGAAGAAAGAACTACTATTGCTGATCTAATAAAGACTACTGATTTGCCTCAAGTAACTCAAGTTACTGATGATGTTCCGACTATGGATGTTTATGATTTGGCGGTGGATGAGGCTTATGATCCTATTGCATTAAAGGGGGAAACTGCTACTTCTGCTGATCCAGTAAAGACAACTGATTTGCCTGAAATAACTCAAGCCACTGATGGTGTTCCGGTTACAGATGCTTATAATATCTCTGTGGAAGAGCCAACAGAAGAGGCTTATGATGCTGTCGCCAAAAATGCCTTTCCTGTTAATTTAGTCGACACATCTGATTTTCCTGAAATTACCCAAGTTGCAGATAGTTTGCCGGATAGTGAGGCTTACAGTTTGGTTGTAGAGGAACCCTCTAATTTAGTCATAGAAACTGTCCCTCCTGTGGACTCGGAGACTGTATCTAAAGACGTGGTTCAAGTAAATGATAGCACTCCACACTCTACTGATTCGGAATTTGAGTTGAAGAAGAATGGAAATGATGATGGTTCACGGGTGTCACCAGTTGTGATGGATACTGGATCACAACTGGTAAATGACAGCACGGCAATGGAGAATCATGCTTGCTATGATTTTGGATATGTATTGAAGGAAGATGGAGAGAATGAGAGTTCAGGACTTTCACAGGTTGTGATGGATACTGGATCACAGCCAGAGGAGGATAAAGTGTCTCCTGCCACAGTTGAGTATTCTGGAGTAACTCGAGTTACAGATAGTATTCCAGATATTGAGGCTTGTAGTTTAGTTGCCAAGGAACCCTCTAATTTACTCGTGAAAACTACCCCTCCTATTAGCTTAGAGAATGTATCTGAAGTGGTGGTTCATCCAAATGACAGCACGCCAGTGGAGAATCCCGAGCGTTCGGGTGATTTTGAATCTGGTTTGAAggaaaatggagaaaatgaGGGTTCCGGGGTTTCACAAGTTGTGATGGATACTGGATCACAACTGGTAAATGACAGCACACCAATGGAGAATCCTACGTGCTCTGGTGGTTTGGAATCTGGGTTGatggaaaatgggaaaattggAACTTCAGGAGGTTCACCTGTTTTGCCGGATGCTGAATCACAACCAAAAGAGGATATAGTGTTGCCCAGCACAGTTAAGTATATTGCACCGTCGTCAGTTGCGATCGGATCTGCAGTAAAAGATGATAAAGAGAGACTGATGCTATCATCCAGTGTTCCTCCACTTGAAAATAGTAATGGTGCGGAAAACAATAAAGATCAAATGACTACTGAATGCTCTGATAGCCAG CCTTTGGTAGCTTCTGCCCCACGACCAGTGCACAAAACTTCCTGGATTGGTTGCTGTGGACTGTTTGAGTTGTTTAAGGGCTCCAATGCATAA
- the LOC131312373 gene encoding ABC transporter B family member 9 isoform X1: protein MGEDQRERGDGKGDQKVAFYRLFSLGDRLDTGLMIVGTISATLNGLAQPFLTLIFGNVINSFGTSDPSHVLHEVSKVSLKLFYLAIGAGIASFLQVSCWMVTGERQTTRIRGLYLKTILRQDIAFFDTETTTGEVIGRMSGDTILIQDAMGEKVGKFIQLMSTFIGGFTIAFARGWLLSLVLLSCLPPLVIAGGAMGIIMTKMSSRGQLAYAEAGNVVEQTVGAIRTVASFTGENLAINKYNSKLQVAYATAVKQGLASGIGLGTLLLIIFSSYGLAIWYGSKLIIEEGYNGGVVINIIMVIMMGGMSLGQTSPCLNAFAAGQAAAYKMFETIKRKPKIDAYDNSGMVMEDIKGEVELKDVFFRYPSRLEVEIFSGFSLKVSSGTTAALVGQSGSGKSTVISLLQRFYDPDAGEVLVDGVNLKQFQLKWIRERMGLVSQEPVLFATTIGENIAYGKENATNEEIRTAIELANAAKFIDKLPKGLDTMVGEHGTQLSGGQKQRIAIARAILKNPKILLLDEATSALDAESERIVQDALTNIMSSRTTVVVAHRLTTIRNADLIAVVQSGKIVEQGTHTELIKALDGAYSQLVHLQEGANKGEDPQRMEKDNPDTRQDVEGPMGRSISRGSSSSRRSFSLSFPLPAPIGFFHTEIEVEKPREVSIRRLAYLNKPELLVLLLGSIAAAIHGVIFPIYGLLISTAIKIFYEPQSELKKDSVFWACMYVTLGLVTLVVVPFQNYFFGVAGGKLIQRIRSLCFEKVVNQEIAWFDDPKNSSGAVGARLSTDASTVRSLVGDALAQVVQNIATVIAGLVISFTANWLLALIILLVLPLVGLQGFFQMKSLKGFSEDAKVMYEDASQVANDAVGSIRTVASFCAEKKVMEMYQRKCEGPQKHGIRTGLVSGAGFGSSFFLLYCTNAFCFYIGALLVQHGKATFGEVFKVFFALTISAMGVSQSTALAPDTTKAKDSAASIFEILDRKPKIDSSSTEGATLEIVKGDIELKHVSFKYPTRPDVQIFRDLCLNIPSGKTVALVGESGSGKSTVIGLIERFYDPDSGHILLDGADVQKLKLSWLRQQMGLVSQEPILFNETIRTNIAYGKQGEATEQEIITATRAANAHTFITGLPHGYDTNVGERGVQLSGGQKQRIAIARAILKDPKILLLDEATSALDAESESVVQDALDQVMVNRTTVVVAHRLTTIKGADIIAVMKSGVIAEKGKHEVLMKITDGVYASLVALHMTSSL, encoded by the exons ATGGGAGAGGATCAACGAGAGCGAGGAGATGGAAAAGGAGATCAGAAGGTGGCGTTCTACAGGCTTTTCTCGCTCGGGGATAGGCTGGATACCGGGTTGATGATCGTCGGGACGATCTCGGCTACGTTGAATGGGTTGGCGCAGCCCTTTCTGACGTTGATTTTCGGCAATGTGATTAACTCCTTCGGTACCTCTGATCCTTCCCATGTTCTGCATGAAGTTTCTAAG GTATCCCTAAAGCTCTTCTACTTGGCCATTGGTGCTGGAATTGCTTCATTTCTAC AGGTGTCCTGTTGGATGGTTACCGGAGAAAGACAGACAACACGCATACGAGGGTTGTACTTGAAAACAATACTAAGGCAGGACATTGCATTCTTTGACACCGAAACAACCACTGGAGAGGTCATAGGCAGAATGTCTGGTGACACTATTCTCATCCAAGATGCTATGGGCGAAAAG GTAGGGAAGTTCATACAACTCATGTCTACATTTATTGGAGGCTTCACCATTGCCTTTGCAAGAGGGTGGCTTCTCTCTTTAGTCTTGCTTTCATGCCTTCCTCCTCTAGTCATTGCTGGAGGAGCAATGGGGATAATCATGACGAAAATGTCTAGCCGCGGACAACTTGCTTATGCCGAGGCTGGTAATGTCGTTGAACAAACAGTCGGAGCCATTCGAACA GTGGCATCCTTCACCGGGGAGAACCTAGCAATAAATAAGTACAACAGCAAACTACAGGTTGCTTATGCCACTGCAGTTAAACAAGGGCTGGCCTCAGGCATAGGACTCGGTACACTGCTACTGATAATTTTCAGCAGTTACGGACTTGCCATATGGTACGGATCAAAACTGATCATTGAGGAAGGATATAATGGTGGAGTAGTAATCAACATCATCATGGTGATCATGATGGGTGGGAT GTCATTGGGCCAGACATCTCCGTGTTTGAATGCATTTGCTGCAGGGCAAGCTGCAGCATACAAGATGTTTGAGACAATCAAGCGTAAGCCAAAGATTGATGCATATGACAACAGTGGGATGGTAATGGAAGATATCAAGGGTGAAGTAGAACTGAAAGATGTGTTCTTCCGATACCCGTCCAGGCTGGAAGTTGAGATATTTTCTGGATTCTCCTTAAAAGTTTCAAGTGGTACAACTGCAGCTTTAGTTGGGCAAAGTGGAAGTGGGAAGTCAACAGTTATCAGTCTGTTGCAGAGATTCTATGACCCTGACGCTGGTGAAGTTCTTGTAGATGGTGTCAATCTCAAACAGTTTCAGCTCAAATGGATAAGAGAAAGGATGGGTCTAGTTAGTCAAGAACCTGTTTTGTTTGCCACGACAATAGGGGAGAATATAGCTTATGGGAAGGAAAATGCTACAAATGAGGAGATTAGGACAGCGATTGAGCTTGCTAATGCTGCGAAGTTCATCGACAAGCTACCAAAG GGGCTTGACACCATGGTAGGAGAGCATGGAACTCAACTATCGGGAGGACAAAAGCAAAGAATAGCAATTGCAAGAGCCATtttaaaaaacccaaaaatccttCTTCTTGATGAAGCAACAAGCGCCCTGGATGCAGAATCAGAACGGATTGTACAAGATGCACTGACAAACATTATGTCAAGTAGAACTACCGTAGTCGTCGCACATCGTTTGACGACTATCAGAAATGCCGACCTTATAGCAGTGGTACAATCTGGGAAAATCGTGGAGCAAG GAACTCATACTGAATTGATCAAGGCTCTAGACGGGGCTTACTCCCAGCTAGTTCACTTACAAGAAGGGGCCAATAAAGGAGAAGATCCACAAAGAATGGAAAAAGATAATCCAGATACAAGACAAGATGTGGAAGGACCCATGGGGAGATCCATAAGTAGAGGTTCATCAAGTAGCCGGCGGTCTTTTTCGTTGAGCTTTCCACTTCCTGCCCCCATTGGATTCTTTCACACAGAAATAGAAGTAGAGAAACCTCGCGAAGTATCCATTAGGCGGCTGGCCTATCTCAACAAACCTGAGTTGCTGGTTTTGCTGCTTGGATCCATCGCTGCAGCCATACACGGTGTAATCTTCCCCATATACGGACTCCTAATTTCAACAGCCATTAAAATTTTTTACGAGCCTCAGAGTGAGCTCAAAAAGGATTCAGTGTTTTGGGCTTGTATGTATGTCACCCTGGGGTTAGTTACTCTAGTAGTCGTTCCATTTCAGAATTACTTCTTCGGAGTTGCAGGTGGGAAATTGATACAGCGGATTCGATCCTTGTGTTTTGAGAAGGTCGTGAACCAAGAAATTGCTTGGTTTGATGACCCCAAAAATTCAAG TGGTGCAGTTGGTGCAAGGTTATCGACTGATGCTTCAACAGTGAGGAGTCTTGTGGGTGATGCTTTGGCCCAAGTTGTCCAAAACATAGCAACAGTTATAGCAGGACTTGTCATATCATTCACAGCTAATTGGCTACTAGCTCTCATCATTCTATTGGTGTTGCCCTTGGTGGGTTTGCAAGGATTCTTTCAAATGAAATCCTTGAAAGGGTTTAGCGAAGATGCAAAG GTGATGTACGAAGATGCAAGCCAAGTTGCAAATGATGCCGTTGGCAGCATTAGAACAGTTGCATCATTTTGTGCCGAGAAGAAGGTGATGGAAATGTACCAAAGAAAATGTGAGGGACCCCAGAAACATGGAATTAGGACGGGACTTGTGAGTGGTGCTGGTTTTGGCTCCAGCTTTTTTTTACTATACTGTACAAATGCCTTTTGTTTCTACATTGGAGCTCTTTTGGTGCAACATGGCAAAGCTACATTTGGAGAAGTTTTCAAG GTTTTCTTTGCTTTGACAATCTCAGCAATGGGCGTTTCCCAGAGTACTGCTTTGGCTCCAGACACTACCAAAGCCAAGGATTCTGCTGCTTCTATCTTTGAAATCCTTGACAGAAAGCCCAAGATTGATTCAAGTAGCACTGAGGGTGCAACCCTAGAAATTGTAAAGGGTGATATTGAGTTAAAACATGTCAGCTTCAAGTATCCGACAAGACCCGATGTTCAAATTTTCCGAGATTTATGTTTGAACATTCCTTCTGGAAAG ACAGTTGCTCTTGTCGGGGAGAGTGGTAGCGGAAAATCCACAGTGATTGGCCTAATAGAGAGGTTCTATGATCCTGACTCTGGCCATATACTTCTAGATGGGGCAGATGTCCAAAAGTTAAAACTGAGTTGGCTGAGGCAACAAATGGGACTCGTAAGCCAAGAACCAATACTCTTCAATGAAACAATCAGAACAAACATCGCTTATGGGAAGCAAGGAGAGGCTACCGAACAAGAGATCATCACAGCAACGAGAGCTGCAAATGCACACACCTTCATAACAGGATTGCCACATGGGTATGACACAAACGTAGGGGAAAGAGGGGTGCAATTGTCAGGTGGGCAGAAGCAGAGGATTGCCATTGCAAGGGCGATACTGAAAGACCCGAAGATCCTATTGCTTGATGAAGCAACGAGTGCATTGGATGCAGAGTCGGAGAGCGTGGTTCAAGATGCGTTGGATCAGGTGATGGTGAACCGGACAACAGTTGTCGTCGCTCACCGACTCACAACGATTAAGGGAGCAGATATAATCGCGGTTATGAAGAGTGGTGTGATTGCTGAGAAGGGAAAACATGAGGTCCTCATGAAGATAACTGATGGGGTTTACGCATCTCTTGTTGCACTTCATATGACTTCCTCATTGTAG
- the LOC131314090 gene encoding uncharacterized protein LOC131314090 — protein MNFPSTVSCTIRKIFNLRQKVQIWITTVVGNGLDTFLWYHNWHPFGPLKDWFGDRLDHNLLRSQNSVVASTTSDNTWHWDRPRTLIVREILAHIPPNLQPHWFQDSISWHKVVWFSKAVPRWSVIEWLAILARLSTKDRLQVWGTVDNADGVLCSGGLETHSHLFFLCPFSSQVWRDILRMNNLTKIPGTLLQELDWFRHNMKGEGFFTVFMQIIPSCYHLPPMEEEECTNFSTQNDGCR, from the exons ATGAACTTCCCTTCTACTGTTTCTTGTACCATAAGGAAGATTTTTAACCTAAGACAGAAGGTTCAGATCTGGATAACAACAGTGGTGGGAAATGGTCTTGACACTTTCCTATGGTATCATAATTGGCAtccttttggacctttaaagGATTGGTTTGGTGACAGGCTTGATCACAACCTTCTAAGATCTCAAAATTCCGTAGTGGCTTCTACCACAAGCGATAACACATGGCACTGGGATAGGCCAAGAACCCTCATTGTTAGAGAAATTTTGGCTCACATTCCTCCAAACCTGCAACCTCATT GGTTTCAGGACTCCATCTCCTGGCACAAAGTGGTCTGGTTCTCTAAGGCAGTTCCTAGATGGTCTGTTATTGAATGGCTGGCTATTCTTGCTAGATTGTCCACAAAAGACAGATTGCAGGTGTGGGGTACTGTTGACAATGCTGACGGTGTTTTGTGTTCTGGGGGTCTGGAAACTCATTCCCATTTGTTCTTTTTGTGCCCTTTTTCTAGCCAAGTTTGGAGGGACATACTTAGAATGAATAATCTCACTAAGATTCCTGGTACTTTGTTACAAGAACTGGATTGGTTCAGACACAACATGAAAGGGGAGGGTTTTTTTACAGTCTTTATGCAAATTATCCCTAGCTGCTACCATCTACCACCTATGGAGGAAGAGGAATGCACAAATTTTTCAACACAAAATGATGGATGCAGGTGA
- the LOC131312383 gene encoding SH3 domain-containing protein 3 — MDALRRQASKLRDQVAKQQQAVIKQISGSGYESSDVMVIDEVEMQRHQQLEKLYRSTRAGRDFQKEIVKAAEAFTTIAYKHIETGTKLSEECFKYAVENSDDKILAKAASLYGDACKNVEKEHEDLNMQLFSQIIEPLRAMAAGVPLEDARHLAQRYSRMRQEAETQAAEVSRRQARVREAPIPENVTKLHAAEYRMQELKANMAVLGKEATAAMAAVESQQQRLTFQRLVSLVEGEKSYHERVAAILGEVETEMVSEKQRKESAPPVIPSTNSSENTKYFLAEATHAFDAASEKELSLGVGDYVVVRKVSPSGWSEGECRGKAGWFPSAYVEKRQRIPNSSATTEVF, encoded by the exons ATGGACGCCTTGAGAAGGCAAGCGAGCAAGCTCAGAGATCAAGTCGCCAAACAACAGCAG GCTGTAATAAAGCAGATTAGCGGAAGTGGTTATGAAAGTTCTGATGTAATGGTCATCGATGAGGTTGAGATGCAAAGACACCAGCAATTGGAGAAATTGTACAGGTCTACTCGTGCGGGAAGA GATTTTCAGAAAGAAATTGTTAAAGCGGCTGAAGCGTTTACTACTATAGCGTATAAGCATATCGAAACAG GAACCAAGTTGTCTGAGGAATGTTTCAAATATGCTGTTGAGAACAGTGATGACAAGATTCTAGCTAAGGCTGCCTCTCTATACGGTGATGCTTGTAAAAATGTGGAAAAGGAGCATGAGGACTTAAACATGCAATTATTTTCTCAG ATTATAGAGCCATTGAGAGCAATGGCAGCTGGTGTTCCATTGGAGGATGCTCGGCATCTTGCTCAACGTTACAGTCGAATGAGACAAGAAGCAGAGACACAG GCAGCAGAAGTTTCCAGACGACAAGCTCGAGTAAGGGAAGCTCCCATTCCTGAAAATGTGACAAAGCTGCATGCGGCAGAATATAGAATGCAGGAACTGAAAGCAAATATGGCAGTACTGGGTAAGGAAGCAACAGCTGCTATGGCTGCTGTGGAATCTCAGCAGCAAAGGCTGACATTCCAGAGGCTTGTTTCGTTG GTTGAAGGAGAAAAATCATATCATGAGAGAGTAGCTGCCATTCTTGGTGAGGTGGAAACTGAG ATGGTCTCAGAGAAACAGCGGAAAGAGTCTGCTCCCCCTGTAATTCCGTCCACCAACAGCTCAGAGAACACAAAGTACTTCTTGGCCGAG GCAACACATGCTTTTGATGCAGCATCAGAGAAGGAACTGAGTTTGGGAGTTGGTGATTATGTTGTTGTTCGGAAG GTGAGCCCATCGGGATGGTCAGAAGGAGAATGCAGAGGTAAAGCCGGCTGGTTTCCATCAGCATATGTGGAGAAACGCCAGAGGATTCCCAACAGTAGTGCAACTACTGAAGTTTTCTGA
- the LOC131312373 gene encoding ABC transporter B family member 9 isoform X2 has translation MGEDQRERGDGKGDQKVAFYRLFSLGDRLDTGLMIVGTISATLNGLAQPFLTLIFGNVINSFGTSDPSHVLHEVSKVSLKLFYLAIGAGIASFLQVSCWMVTGERQTTRIRGLYLKTILRQDIAFFDTETTTGEVIGRMSGDTILIQDAMGEKVGKFIQLMSTFIGGFTIAFARGWLLSLVLLSCLPPLVIAGGAMGIIMTKMSSRGQLAYAEAGNVVEQTVGAIRTVASFTGENLAINKYNSKLQVAYATAVKQGLASGIGLGTLLLIIFSSYGLAIWYGSKLIIEEGYNGGVVINIIMVIMMGGMSLGQTSPCLNAFAAGQAAAYKMFETIKRKPKIDAYDNSGMVMEDIKGEVELKDVFFRYPSRLEVEIFSGFSLKVSSGTTAALVGQSGSGKSTVISLLQRFYDPDAGEVLVDGVNLKQFQLKWIRERMGLVSQEPVLFATTIGENIAYGKENATNEEIRTAIELANAAKFIDKLPKGLDTMVGEHGTQLSGGQKQRIAIARAILKNPKILLLDEATSALDAESERIVQDALTNIMSSRTTVVVAHRLTTIRNADLIAVVQSGKIVEQGTHTELIKALDGAYSQLVHLQEGANKGEDPQRMEKDNPDTRQDVEGPMGRSISRGSSSSRRSFSLSFPLPAPIGFFHTEIEVEKPREVSIRRLAYLNKPELLVLLLGSIAAAIHGVIFPIYGLLISTAIKIFYEPQSELKKDSVFWACMYVTLGLVTLVVVPFQNYFFGVAGGKLIQRIRSLCFEKVVNQEIAWFDDPKNSSGAVGARLSTDASTVRSLVGDALAQVVQNIATVIAGLVISFTANWLLALIILLVLPLVGLQGFFQMKSLKGFSEDAKVMYEDASQVANDAVGSIRTVASFCAEKKVMEMYQRKCEGPQKHGIRTGLVSGAGFGSSFFLLYCTNAFCFYIGALLVQHGKATFGEVFKVFFALTISAMGVSQSTALAPDTTKAKDSAASIFEILDRKPKIDSSSTEGATLEIVKGDIELKHVSFKYPTRPDVQIFRDLCLNIPSGKLLLSGRVVAENPQ, from the exons ATGGGAGAGGATCAACGAGAGCGAGGAGATGGAAAAGGAGATCAGAAGGTGGCGTTCTACAGGCTTTTCTCGCTCGGGGATAGGCTGGATACCGGGTTGATGATCGTCGGGACGATCTCGGCTACGTTGAATGGGTTGGCGCAGCCCTTTCTGACGTTGATTTTCGGCAATGTGATTAACTCCTTCGGTACCTCTGATCCTTCCCATGTTCTGCATGAAGTTTCTAAG GTATCCCTAAAGCTCTTCTACTTGGCCATTGGTGCTGGAATTGCTTCATTTCTAC AGGTGTCCTGTTGGATGGTTACCGGAGAAAGACAGACAACACGCATACGAGGGTTGTACTTGAAAACAATACTAAGGCAGGACATTGCATTCTTTGACACCGAAACAACCACTGGAGAGGTCATAGGCAGAATGTCTGGTGACACTATTCTCATCCAAGATGCTATGGGCGAAAAG GTAGGGAAGTTCATACAACTCATGTCTACATTTATTGGAGGCTTCACCATTGCCTTTGCAAGAGGGTGGCTTCTCTCTTTAGTCTTGCTTTCATGCCTTCCTCCTCTAGTCATTGCTGGAGGAGCAATGGGGATAATCATGACGAAAATGTCTAGCCGCGGACAACTTGCTTATGCCGAGGCTGGTAATGTCGTTGAACAAACAGTCGGAGCCATTCGAACA GTGGCATCCTTCACCGGGGAGAACCTAGCAATAAATAAGTACAACAGCAAACTACAGGTTGCTTATGCCACTGCAGTTAAACAAGGGCTGGCCTCAGGCATAGGACTCGGTACACTGCTACTGATAATTTTCAGCAGTTACGGACTTGCCATATGGTACGGATCAAAACTGATCATTGAGGAAGGATATAATGGTGGAGTAGTAATCAACATCATCATGGTGATCATGATGGGTGGGAT GTCATTGGGCCAGACATCTCCGTGTTTGAATGCATTTGCTGCAGGGCAAGCTGCAGCATACAAGATGTTTGAGACAATCAAGCGTAAGCCAAAGATTGATGCATATGACAACAGTGGGATGGTAATGGAAGATATCAAGGGTGAAGTAGAACTGAAAGATGTGTTCTTCCGATACCCGTCCAGGCTGGAAGTTGAGATATTTTCTGGATTCTCCTTAAAAGTTTCAAGTGGTACAACTGCAGCTTTAGTTGGGCAAAGTGGAAGTGGGAAGTCAACAGTTATCAGTCTGTTGCAGAGATTCTATGACCCTGACGCTGGTGAAGTTCTTGTAGATGGTGTCAATCTCAAACAGTTTCAGCTCAAATGGATAAGAGAAAGGATGGGTCTAGTTAGTCAAGAACCTGTTTTGTTTGCCACGACAATAGGGGAGAATATAGCTTATGGGAAGGAAAATGCTACAAATGAGGAGATTAGGACAGCGATTGAGCTTGCTAATGCTGCGAAGTTCATCGACAAGCTACCAAAG GGGCTTGACACCATGGTAGGAGAGCATGGAACTCAACTATCGGGAGGACAAAAGCAAAGAATAGCAATTGCAAGAGCCATtttaaaaaacccaaaaatccttCTTCTTGATGAAGCAACAAGCGCCCTGGATGCAGAATCAGAACGGATTGTACAAGATGCACTGACAAACATTATGTCAAGTAGAACTACCGTAGTCGTCGCACATCGTTTGACGACTATCAGAAATGCCGACCTTATAGCAGTGGTACAATCTGGGAAAATCGTGGAGCAAG GAACTCATACTGAATTGATCAAGGCTCTAGACGGGGCTTACTCCCAGCTAGTTCACTTACAAGAAGGGGCCAATAAAGGAGAAGATCCACAAAGAATGGAAAAAGATAATCCAGATACAAGACAAGATGTGGAAGGACCCATGGGGAGATCCATAAGTAGAGGTTCATCAAGTAGCCGGCGGTCTTTTTCGTTGAGCTTTCCACTTCCTGCCCCCATTGGATTCTTTCACACAGAAATAGAAGTAGAGAAACCTCGCGAAGTATCCATTAGGCGGCTGGCCTATCTCAACAAACCTGAGTTGCTGGTTTTGCTGCTTGGATCCATCGCTGCAGCCATACACGGTGTAATCTTCCCCATATACGGACTCCTAATTTCAACAGCCATTAAAATTTTTTACGAGCCTCAGAGTGAGCTCAAAAAGGATTCAGTGTTTTGGGCTTGTATGTATGTCACCCTGGGGTTAGTTACTCTAGTAGTCGTTCCATTTCAGAATTACTTCTTCGGAGTTGCAGGTGGGAAATTGATACAGCGGATTCGATCCTTGTGTTTTGAGAAGGTCGTGAACCAAGAAATTGCTTGGTTTGATGACCCCAAAAATTCAAG TGGTGCAGTTGGTGCAAGGTTATCGACTGATGCTTCAACAGTGAGGAGTCTTGTGGGTGATGCTTTGGCCCAAGTTGTCCAAAACATAGCAACAGTTATAGCAGGACTTGTCATATCATTCACAGCTAATTGGCTACTAGCTCTCATCATTCTATTGGTGTTGCCCTTGGTGGGTTTGCAAGGATTCTTTCAAATGAAATCCTTGAAAGGGTTTAGCGAAGATGCAAAG GTGATGTACGAAGATGCAAGCCAAGTTGCAAATGATGCCGTTGGCAGCATTAGAACAGTTGCATCATTTTGTGCCGAGAAGAAGGTGATGGAAATGTACCAAAGAAAATGTGAGGGACCCCAGAAACATGGAATTAGGACGGGACTTGTGAGTGGTGCTGGTTTTGGCTCCAGCTTTTTTTTACTATACTGTACAAATGCCTTTTGTTTCTACATTGGAGCTCTTTTGGTGCAACATGGCAAAGCTACATTTGGAGAAGTTTTCAAG GTTTTCTTTGCTTTGACAATCTCAGCAATGGGCGTTTCCCAGAGTACTGCTTTGGCTCCAGACACTACCAAAGCCAAGGATTCTGCTGCTTCTATCTTTGAAATCCTTGACAGAAAGCCCAAGATTGATTCAAGTAGCACTGAGGGTGCAACCCTAGAAATTGTAAAGGGTGATATTGAGTTAAAACATGTCAGCTTCAAGTATCCGACAAGACCCGATGTTCAAATTTTCCGAGATTTATGTTTGAACATTCCTTCTGGAAAG TTGCTCTTGTCGGGGAGAGTGGTAGCGGAAAATCCACAGTGA